In Cryptomeria japonica chromosome 5, Sugi_1.0, whole genome shotgun sequence, the genomic window TAGGTGAGTCTGACTTTGAGTCTGAGCAGATGAATACAGACGAAAATAGAAAAATCattaaatcacaaagatgatagaacCTACATGAAATTACTTAGTCACTTCTTGCAAACTATCTAATTTTTCCATAGTGGTGgtgaaatccacaaccaccacaatGTGTTGAAAGACCTTTTCTTTCGTTTTTAAGTTTTACTTTTCTTTCTAGGGGAAGGGAAGCCTACAGTTTAAGGTTTTCCAAACAGGAAATGCAGACAGGACATTTCCTGCAACTGGGGACATTCTACATACCTTTCCATGATGTGGGAAACCAGTTTCTGAGATGCATCCCAGGGGATTGAAGACAGATACGTTTCCCTACCACCTTGTATATGAGTCATTACAACATTATAAACATTAATAGCTTACGTTGAAACTCTGAGTCTCAGAACTATGTCTACTAGGTCCCATTGCTATAGATATATAGTTTTCAacctgcaaatttcaaaattctaattcAATCACCTCCATGTACCTGGCAAAAGGATATGCTATATCTAAATAGGCATTGGATTGAACCCAAAGACGGGATATTCAGCCCTGAAACATCAAGAAATATGTTTCTTTTAACTACAGTTCTCCCTTAAAATTTCTATATAGTATATCGTGGCTCACCTCAAGGCACACACCTGCAGGAAGATCAAAGAGATGAGTCTCTACTGGCATAGAAGCTACTTGATCTTTCGAAGCTGTTATCAATGGGGTTGTTTATTCATGTGGACTCTGGCATTTGGGAAGCTGTTAAATAGTTCTGGTATCATAACCTTGAATTATTTGCTAGCATTTTCATCTGAAAAATGTAATGTGAGGACTTTAAGCCAACGCTCAAGCATAATTTGATAATTCTGCAAATACTTTGATGTACAATCTGATGTGCTCTTGTATTGAGTACATGTTGTGGTGGTGATTTATATGTCAATAAGAATGTCTCGAATGCTGTATATGCTGCAATTTGTGAGCAAAGGCCAGTTTATGAtgtcatataatataaaacaactTTTCTAGCCAAAAAATATGGTGCCTCCAGTttaaatttgacaagaaaaaaacaTCACATTGGGAGGCTGAGACCGAAATTCTAAACAATAGTGAATTGTAATTCAAGTTTTCCGCAGAACAACTGAAAGTAGATTGATCCAAATTTTCCATACATCAAATTCAGATTGTTTACCAATTAGTAAGAAAGCAAAAACTCACACGAGTGAAAGAATGCAgaaaaaaatctatttttcataATCGAGAAACTACTGCCATATTCCAGACTTCTATACATATATAAATCGATTGAGAGATGTTACGGAAAAAAAAAATCTGCCAAATTAATGAAACTCCCAGCCTATTCCAAGGAATTTCTGCTAGGATGAAAAACAGTCCTTCAATAAAAAATTGTCAATCCAACCTACTATGAAAGAGATCTCAGATTAATACACAATCTAAATAAAAGAGAGAAAATCACAACAAAATCAAGAAGCCCACATTCAGTTACTGTATTGTGGTGACCTGATTCCACTCCCCATCCACCGCTTCCTTCCAGAGTGTCACATTGTTATTTCCATCAGCAACCGCCAATATGTTTCCAGTTAATGACCAGCTGACCCTCCACACAGAGGTCTTAAAGTCATTTAAAACCCTACCCTCCCATTTGTCTCCCTCCTTCCCCTGAGTCCATATGACCACAGTTCCATCCTGGGAACAGCTCGCAATAGTGCTTTTGGGAAGCCCTAAATTGGGCGCCCATGCCACATCCCGCACCCAATCTGTATGCATTTGCAAAGCAGGAAAGCAATCCAGTTTCCAGGAACCATTGTAAAATTTCCACACCTTAGCCGTGTTGTCACAGCCACCAGAGACCAGCTTCTGGACGGGATCTGTGGGCTGCCCTACCGTAGATCCAGGAGACAAGGCAGGCGCCCATGAAACTGCAGTGACACCAACCTGGTGTTGAGAAAATTTTAGTGGCTATTCACCAATTGAATATATTCATAAAACTATTggccaaacaaaaataaaaataattaattgcacAAAGCAAGtttccaaaaaacaaaaaaatcatgtaATAGTGGCTGTTTTTCACCAATTGAGTACTTCAATTGAATTATTGGGAAAAAAACATCAATGACATGGGTTTTTTACTGATGACGAACTCATTAATGAGACTCGAAATGTTGTAATGCGCAATTGCAATCTGGAATTTCATCTCACAACATTTAATCTTGTAATCTTTCAAACATCATCCCCGTAGAATCAAGAAGTAGGACCCGAAAGTCAATTTGGAAACTATCTCACAATTTGAATTTTTGTCACTGAATAAGGTAATCACGGACAATAAAAGCTTAGAATTTCTGCAATCAATGGAAATTTTGTCCTGATGCTTATTGAATTGGAGAAGATTTAAACCTATGCACTGCACAAATCAAAAACTGAAATATGTACCGTTCGAAAATGAAAATTTGCCCCCGTTTCTTTTCCCCGAAGGAAATAGACAAATTTTTTGTACAAACCATATAAACCCTAACATTCTGAAAGATCAACATTGACAAAAAAATTGACAGAAGCAAGGAGAATTCACCAATTGAAGGGAAAAAAACTGACCTGGTGAGCttgatctatcttggttttgtCCCATTGTCCGTCTTCCCGCCCCGTAAAAACCGTTATGGATCCGTCAGAAGAACCACAGGCGAGGCAGAGGCCCAGCTCGTGTGGCGCCCAGGAAATAGAATTGACGGAGGCATTGTGCTCGGCGAAGACTTGAAACTGCAACCACTCGTTCCCCTGCGGTCCGCCCTCGCGCCAGACGATTACACGGCGGTCATATGAGCAGGAGGCGAGCAAAGATCCGAACTTAGGATGCGCCCAGGCGACCTGCCAGACGGGGCCTTGGTGACCGGAGAGAGTGGCGAGTGGTGTCGGGGAATCGGAGCCGCTGAGACCAAAGAGTTTGATGCTTCGATCTGAAGAGCAGGTGGCCATGCGCTTCCCATAGTAGTCAATTGCGATGTCGTGAACCACATCTTGGTGCCCGGATTCGACCCGCTGACCTCCCGTTTGCTTTACTGCTGAAGCCATGTTGCCTCCCTCGATCTAATGTGAAAATATACAGTGAAGGCTTCGCATATAGATGGAAATGTTAAAAAAAAAGTGTTTGTTTCTCGTCCTTCGACAAAAACCGAGGAGTGATTTTCAATCTCCAACGCTAAGAGTATTTTAACagtttttttttggtttatatAAATGTAATAATGAAATTCCTATATTCATCATTTATATATTTTGATTAATtaagaataattatattttgaattaaaattctttcttttattactatattttttttttatgaatagcaaCAATTTGCATTAATTATAGATTAAAGTACATTATTCACAAAAAAGAtagggggatacaagatcacccctcAAAATTCATACGGGCATAACTCGAAGAATCTAGAGAGCACGGGCAAAGTCCAGAGacaaaataacaataacaacaataaaagtCGCTAAGCAGCTAAAGCAGTGGCCGAGGGTTGCAAAGGGGGATCTTTGTCCTCCTTGGGTCCCCATACATCAACGAGGCCAAGATTGTCATCCAGGAGGGACCAACTCTCATCACACAACAACTTCCTCCTTGTCTTCATCTTTGCGAGGTGGAGAGATGGCTAGATCAAGGCGCAAGAATAGCTTGGCCAAACTGGGCTAACCATTGTCCCCTCCAGAAATAGGCCAACCATTGGCACCTCCAGTTGGCGAAGCCACACCACCCCAACCCCAACTGACGGTAAAATGCTCGCGGACAAGGGAGGAGGAGCGCCACCTGTTGAAATCTCAGCCATCATCAGAGTGGCGATGAGTTTGTGATCGCGGGGTCTAGGAATGATGAGCGGAGGAGCTTCAACCATGTCGGTGACCGCGGGCAGGAGACCGATCCTAAGAAGTCGAGGTGTTAGGAGGCACTCTAGCAAACATACAAGGAGCATTATCCCAATGCTCTAGAAGTTACTAGAGGTAGGCCACTTCCAGATCAACCTTATATGTTTGCACTTTAATCTAGAGCAAAACATTGTTAGAGATACATGCTTTATCATAAAGTGAGACCTTAAcatcaaaagagttgtgagaaaaaataACAGCATTTTTGTCTTTCAAAAGAGCAAAAAGAATCTCCACCCTAAAAGCATGCCAAATTTGAGAGAATTTAACGGGGAAGCTAGGGGGGTCCCCTAGAAgggccatatgccaagaaaaagcTGCGGGATTGAAAGACCGAAAAAAATCATGAATCCAACTCCAAAAGGCTTGAGTGCATAGATACAAAACTAAAATAGGTGTATGAAAGATTTAGGTTGCCCACAGAAGGGACAAAATGGGTCAAGAATACCCAAATGTTTTAGGTGAGCGCCCAAaggcaagccttggaaaagaatgCACTAGGTAAAATGGGCAAGCTTGGGTTCAATAATAATAGACCAAATCAAAATGAATCTTCGTCTCCATGTGCTTGGAGAAGACTAGAGATGCCAATGTCGGTTTATAATTGACACCATGGGAAGATGCAGAGAGCCAACGGTAACCTAGGCGAGGCTTGTAATTGTAAAAAGCAGTCATGGGTTACCATTGCCAGTCCTTCCACCAAGGTTTCATTGAGTGAATACCTAACTTGTGTAGCATATTCAAAGGCAGAGCCAACACAACCAAATAAAACATCTATCAATTTGGTTAGATGAGTTGATACTGAGCTTACATATCTTCCCGAGAGCGAATGTTCATAGTGACCCAAAAAGAGAGATCCTGAGGGGTACAAATGCCACACCTATGAAAGTGCATGGCACGAACCCCAAGGACTCTGGCCAAAGAAATCCCTTGAAACTACATGAGAGGAGACCACCATATGTTATGTTGATTGAAAGAGAGCCCATCTCTAAAACCAAAACCGTTCCAACAAAGTCAGGGCTTAACAACTTCCCAGGCATGCTAGATACTTTTGGCAACAAAAGTGCCTTCAATTTGAATGACCTCTTTCATAACCATAAGGGTTTGAAATCTTATCCCCTTCCAATAAGGGTGCTTCACTGGATGTCTTGAAGAAATACAATGCCTAAGAAGAACCGTACAGGCCTCCGTGATAGAAACCATACATATGACCCATTTAGCACAAAGAGCAAGACCTTGCTTCTAGGTGGAGAGCAACCCGAGCCCACCTAAGTCTCTCAGGAGACAACAAAACTCTCAGGACACTCTATGAAAGCTAGTGTGAGAGGCCAAAGAAGCCCATAAGAAGTCTCACAAGAGCTTTTCCAGTTTTTGGTAAGAGGCTTTTGAAGGAGCCCAGCACGATGAGTAATACACATGAGTGGCGGCAAGGATCTtagagaaaatttgaaatttccctGTAAGCGAAAACAGCTTGGTGATCCAAGGTGAGAAGTTTTTCTCAATTCTAGTTAGAACTGTATTCCAAAGATCCATTGGAAACTCCTGAAAAGCAAAGGGGATGCTTAGGAATCTGAATATTTCTCCACAACCAATCCACTTTTAGCTAAATTGGAGAATCCATGAGGGATCTAGAAGAAAGGATTGTCAATAGTTTGAGGTTTTATACCATTGGATAACATACCTAGAGGCCAGACAAAAGGTATCAAAGTAGTGGAAAGCCTCTCACACATTTTGCTCATCCTCAATAAGAGTAAAAAAAGAGCCATTGACAAGCTGTGAAAGGGAATCGGGTAGGGCAATCCCTCTGACTCTTCCTGTCGAATAGCATTGGCTAAAAGATACCCAAACCTTATTTTGCTAGAACATATGAAGAGGGAGCCAAGGGAAACTCTAGCAAATGGATCTATGAAGGCCAAAAATAGAGGATTGGCGACCTTTAATGGTGATGCACGCAGAAGCATCATCGAAGAGCATGTTGACAGACTGGATAAAATGAGATCCAAAGCCAAGCACCTAAAGCATGGCAAGGATAAAGGGCCACTCGATTAGGCTTTGGCAAAGTCAATATTAACAAAATAACATTTTTCTTCAACTTCCTAGCCCATTCCATACCCTCCTAGACAACAATTATGTTGTCAAGGATAAAGTGAGACTTGATGAAGCCAACTTGCTTGGgacgtgttggttgaaaattttgcaaactaggagaggttacaaaattgtggtttcaaccatagcaaaatgagattaaatctctcctaacttctaagggaaggctccccttgTGATTCAGCACTCTACCTCTCTAAAATAAGATACAAGTTTCAACTTCTAATCTAATTTCGATGGTACATCATCCTATCCTCGTTTTTCaaaatagatgttattcttttcctcttttttcaggaaataatttacaatatagagCGGCAATAGTTCTTACAATTTCACTGTTACAAATTAACTTAGAAAGCAAGAATGATACAATATGGATAaggaaagaagcaaagtttctataaagGCACAAAGTCCTTTGTTGCTTCTGCGAGACTGGaaagagtgcttaagctcaaaATCTTAAAACTCATTGTTGTCATATCAACCTTTTAACAAATACTACTGTAACCCAATGTGTTAAATAATAAAATCaaagtaaagcacaaagtcttcattCTGACACCTAATTACACTTTCGATAATATTTTTCTAAAATGATAATATGAAGCTTAAAGTCCTCAAGTTATGATTTCCTTTTCCAAGATGAcacaataaagcacaaagtcttcaaagtgTTACGTTAATATATTTCAGCTAACTTTAACTTGAAAATATCagtatgaagcacaaagtcttcacaATGATATCACATTCACCAATTCCTAATTCTATTAACAAGAGCTGAAATATGGCACAAAGTCCACAAACCAACAATTGCCTCTACTCTTTAACAATATCTTCTCAACCACACCTTTACTTGAGCAAAATaagaatttataatgaaaatgacataagaacactctctcaccataaaccacaaatgaatccaacacaaagtttggatgcCAAAGATTTCTTGTTATTTCATCAAGTTTGTCAAATCATAATAGGAATACAAAttttcactttttctcttcacttcggcagagttttggcatatagattaaagattctAGATCCAAAAAGATCAAGGAAGATAGATCCtcaaagatccttattacaatgaaaatcctcatatatagaggagaggtgcaacatgaaTCTAGGAAAGTtgcaactaatttgtgaccaagtcaaaggtagTGTTCGATTTGACTTAGGACATGTGCAAGTTCTGGATGCAAAAAATTGAATACAAAATGATAGTTGAGGTGTCAATTGagattacaaaatgacactaggctagagatgcataaaaatgactttTGGAGCCTCGTCTTGTTCAtcattatctctatttttcttcaaaaaacCTTCATATTGTCTCAAGGTGGCTTGTATTTCACAGTCATCCGGTCCCAATGTGTTGAATCTAGTATCTGGAGTGGAGTTGCAGAAATGGATTTGAAGAATTCCTAGAGTTGGACAAAAAAGACCAAAGATGTGGTTCATGAAGTGCATTTCCgacttataagtccaatttgcATTTGGGAAGGGTCAACAATCATATAGGTGCATATCAAACTTACAAGTTTGAAATGCACTTATGCAAAAAAACAAAGGAAAGAAACTATCTTTGGTGTGAAGCGGAGTTATAACCCTGATTTACACCTAAGAAAGAATCATGGTGCAAGTCAGGGTTACAACCCTGATTCGCACCAACTCTTAGCACTTGgaaaaaaatgcaaaaggaaaatgGTGTCGGTTGGGGTATAACCCCAACATACACCGTTATAGGGAGACTTGATGTAGATCGGGTTTATAGCCTTGATATACACTGTTGGGTAAGGCCTCGGTGTAGGTCGGGGTTACGGCCTCGACATGCACCATTTTGAGAGGACTTAGTGTAGGTTGGGGTTACGGCCCTGATCTACACTAGAATGGGCAGACTTGGTGCAAGTCAGGGTTATAACTCTGCCTTGCACTAGAAAGGGAGAACTTGATGTAAGTCAGGGTTGTAACTCCGACTTGCAACAAAATGAAAGGACTTGGTGTAGGTCGAGCTTATAACCTTGACATGCACCAAAAACATGACTTGGTTATGAAGTGGTATAAATTGGGGTTACAAACCTGATTTGCACCAGACCTTAAAAATGTGAAAGGAAGTGTAATTTTGGTTTGTAACCTCGATTTACACGTGTGCGCATAAAAGAGGTGCAATTCACGTTTGTGAACCTGATTTACACTAAAACAAAAAAACTAACTTAAAAGACCCAAAAAATGACTAGAACCTCTGAATTGAGAATCGAGCGTCCTAAATCATGCATGAGGGGAAATGAATACCACCTCAATAAGCATGCTTAGAGCACATGGGCTACAAATTCGACAAAATTTGTAgctattgtcctcatttttggtTGGCTCTAACTGGGGAACTTCCTTCAATCACTGGAATAATTGAAGGGAGAagaatccagaactctaagtgcCAAGTTATCATCCATTAGGCTACAAAGTCAAGCAACAAAAGATATAAAAGACAAGAAGGATGAAAAGACTTACCTAAAAACAACCTATTGAAACAAGACTCAACTTTCTGCAATTGTACTTATTGGAAAGGGAAACTAACCTAACGTAAAGACAAACCAACAACAAGAAATCCTTCAAATGAATCCATTAACTGGTATTCCAAAGTAGCTATCTTTCTTCAGCAAGGTGTCATGTTTGACATGATCATAGACCGTTAAGTGTAGATGTAGCATGATCAATAGTACAATGAGATGATGCACTGCTTCTTGGAAGAAATTAACAAATGAACTTTCCTCCTCAAGCTGATCATATGTAGTGTTGCTCTAGAGTGGATCAATGAATTTTGATTTCTCTTGCTCAACTGTAAATGCATGCTTGATTtcatgttcatatgtgtcctcatgTCCAGGTTCAAGTGTGACTTTTGACATCTTGTTAGCTTCCAACCAAGCTAGATGTCTTATAGGACATCCTCTTGATATGACAATCTCTGACCTCTTCTTTCCTATTGTGCCTTTATCAACTAATTCTTTAACCACAACCTCATGTTGAGTGGAATGAGTTTCCTCTTGTGATCCAAGTGAAAACATGGCTGCACTACTTGCTTCATCATGTTGTTCACAAACTTCAAATTTGGGATAATTGTCATCAAGAATTGAGCAAAACTCCTCTATTATGCTTgtgaaaaggtcttcatcaagttccTTGGTAGTTCTTTCATGCATAATATGTTCAATTtaatgaccttgaaatatagatgcTTTCTTCTCATCTTGTTTACTTTGAATGGTACCTTCATGCATATTcatcttttcacatctcatgatgtgATGATCCTCCTTTACTGACACTTTGGCAAAGTGACTTTCATCACCTTGTTGTGTATTGCCCATGTTATCTTTCTCAACAACTCCTTGATAATGCATTGACCAGATATGAGAGTCGCCAACTATGTCTACTTCCTCCTTTTGGAAGAGATTAGCAAGACCACTTTGTTTAGATTCAGAGTTCTCTACTGTCGTACTTGCTGGTGGTGCCTCAAGTACAAGCTTTTCTAGTGGTGATGGAAGCTCATTTTGGTTCCTTGCATCATAATTAGAAGCAATATTTGGATAAGTCCTTGGGATATCTTTGTAAGAGATAAAATAATAACCTTGTGATAACTGCTTCTTAAGGGTTAACACTTCATTATCTAGCCTCTGCACCATAGGATCTGTTCTATAGGTAGAAAATGATTCCAAAGGAGAATTTTCTGTAAacccatttggctctatctttattttacccgcaaggataagatcatcttcaacctcaacTACTAGGGTTTTTGCAACTACAAGGTCTCTCAGAATTgcccttctcaacaagaaactcaccttAGGAAACTGAGAgttgatgaagaagcacttcaaatatTCAGTAGTGGGTTGAGCCACCGTTGGAATTCTATTAGACAACTTGTTAAATTTAGCAACAAACTCCCACATGGGTTCATGTagttcttttttcatttgagtcaattgtgctaacAATGCATGAGCACTTCTGTAggcttgaacctctcttcaaactttgttttgagtgtTTGCCAATTAGTGATGGTTTGTGGTGCAAGATGGTAGAACCAGTCAATAGAAGCACCTTGGAATGTTTTAATCAATAATCTCATtgaaacatcttcatgttcaactccaagaacaccacatACAATGTAGAAAGCAACAATGTGTTCATTTGGATGTTGTTTTCCATCTCCATAAAACTTGGTAATATTCTTCTGTGAGCCATCAAGAAGAGCATGTAGTGGTGGAGTTAGACTCAatggaccaaaagcattcccccaaggaccttgggaagccattttacatgtccttggtgaaaacttgacaaattacaagaaaagaaattacaatgaataggatattggtatacttcaaccaaaagcatgaggcCTTTGGATGCATATCGTATCCCCGACAGAGTCACCAAaaaagtgttggttgaaaattttgcaaactaggaTAGTGTAcgaaattgtggtttcaaccacaataaaatgatatttaatctctcctaatttctaagggaagactccccctatGATTCACTACTCTACCTCTCTAAAATAAGATACAAGTTTCAACTTCTAATCTAATTTGGGCGGtacatcatcctatcctcttttttcAAGATAGATGTTATTATTTTCCTCTTTTTTCGAGAAAGAATTTATAATATAGAAcaacaataattcttacaatttctCTGTTACAAATTAGCTTAGAAAGCAAGAATGATACAATATGGATAAGGAAAGAAGCAAACTTTCTATAAAGACACAAAGTCCTTCATTGCTTCTCTGGAATGGGAAAGAgtacttaagctcaaagtcttaaaactcattgttgtcctatcaaccttttaACAAATACTACAGTAACCCCATGTCTTAATTAAGAAAATCaaagtaaagcacaaagtcttcaatcTGACACCTAATTACACTTTAGATAATATTTTTCTGAAATGATAATATGAAGCTCAAACTCCTCAAGTTATGATTTACTTTTACAAGATGAcacaataaagcacaaagtcttcaaagtgTTACCTTACTATATTTTAGCTAACTTTAACTTGAAAATATcaatatgaagcacaaagtctttacaATGATATCACATTCACCAATTCCTATTTCTATTAACAAGAGTTGAAATATGGCACAAAGTCCACAAACCAACAATTGCCTCTACTCTTTAACAATATCTTCTCAACCACATCTTTACTTGAGAAAAATaagaatttataatgaaaataacataagaacactctcaccataaaccatAAATGAATCCAACATAAAGTCTGgatgccaaagctttcttcttatttcatcaagtttgTCAAATTgcaataggaacacaaagtttcactttttctcttcacttcaaaaaagttttggcatatagattaaagattctAGATCCAAAAAGATCAAGAAGATAGATCCttaaagatccttattacaatgaaaATCCTCATGTATATAGAGGAGAGGTGTagcatgaaactaggaaagttaaacagctaatttgtgaccaagtcaaaggtagagttcAATTTGATTTAGGACACGTGCAAGTTCTGGATGCAAAAAattgaatacaaaatgacacttgaggcaTCAATTGAGATTATAAAATGACACTAGGCTAGAGATTCATAAAAATGACTTTTGGAGCCTTGCCTTGTTCAtcattgtctccatttttctttaagAAATTTTCATATTGTTGCAAGGTAGCCTACATTTCACAATCATCTTGTCCCAATGTGTTGAATCTAGCATCTGGAGTGGAGTTGCAGAAATGGATTTGAAGAATTCCCAGAGTTGGACAAAAAAGACCAAAGATGTGGTTCATGAAGTGCATTTCAGACTTATAAGTTTGATTTGCATTTGGGAAGGGTCAACAATCATATACCTATgtaaaaaaagggaaagaaattaTCTTTGGTGCGAATCAGGGTTATAACCTTTATTTACACCTGAGAAAGAATCATGGTGCAAGTCAAGGTTACAACCCCAATTAGCACCAAATCTTAGCACTTGGAAAAAAACACAAAAGGAAAATGGTG contains:
- the LOC131073128 gene encoding protein transport protein SEC13 homolog B, with translation MASAVKQTGGQRVESGHQDVVHDIAIDYYGKRMATCSSDRSIKLFGLSGSDSPTPLATLSGHQGPVWQVAWAHPKFGSLLASCSYDRRVIVWREGGPQGNEWLQFQVFAEHNASVNSISWAPHELGLCLACGSSDGSITVFTGREDGQWDKTKIDQAHQVGVTAVSWAPALSPGSTVGQPTDPVQKLVSGGCDNTAKVWKFYNGSWKLDCFPALQMHTDWVRDVAWAPNLGLPKSTIASCSQDGTVVIWTQGKEGDKWEGRVLNDFKTSVWRVSWSLTGNILAVADGNNNVTLWKEAVDGEWNQVTTIQ